Proteins encoded together in one Telopea speciosissima isolate NSW1024214 ecotype Mountain lineage chromosome 6, Tspe_v1, whole genome shotgun sequence window:
- the LOC122665342 gene encoding ACT domain-containing protein ACR8-like isoform X1 produces the protein MEWSACLDEYEKLVIRMTTPRVVIDNAVCDTATLVKVDSARKHGILLEAVQVLTDLNLSIKKAYISSDGRWFMDVFHVTDQNGNKLTDESVISYIEQVIQKAFDIPSIQIAQISVSVYSYFLIKAKMGFLLHWLQSLCTCNSVRSNGFEDLTALELTGTDRPGLLSEVFAVLADLECNVVESKVWTHNGRIASLIYVKDCDSGSPIEDSQKINRIEGRLRNVLKGDNDIRSAKTAVSMAVTHTERRLHQMMFADRDYERKSTLVSSETTPTVSVQNWAERGYSIVNVLCKDRPKLLFDVVCTLTDMDYVVFHATLDTASNEAYQEFYIRHTDGTPISSEAERQRVIQCLQASIERRASEGVKLELYTMDRRGLLSDVTRTFRENGLNVTRAEISTTSDTAMNVFCVTDAAGNPVEPKTIEAVREKIGYSNLKVKEPPLIYHKAVKDENTTMRGTGGAVLLSLGSLVRKNLYNLGLIRSYS, from the exons ATGGAATGGTCTGCATGTTTAGACGAATATGAGAAGCTCGTCATTCGTATGACTACTCCAAG GGTCGTGATCGACAATGCCGTATGCGATACTGCCACTTTGGTCAAG GTTGACAGTGCTAGAAAGCACGGAATCCTTTTGGAGGCCGTTCAAGTCCTCACAGATCTGAACCTTAGTATTAAGAAAGCTTACATCTCCTCCGACGGCAGATGGTTCATGGATG TTTTCCACGTGACGGATCAAAACGGAAACAAACTCACCGATGAGAGCGTTATCAGCTACATCGAGCAGGTAATTCAAAAAGCCTTCGATATTCCTTCGATTCAAATCGCTCAGATCTCCGTTTCTGTTTATAGTTATTTCTTAATAAAAGCTAAGATGGGGTTTCTTCTTCATTGGTTACAGTCTCTTTGTACCTGTAACTCCGTCAGATCTAACGGCTTCGAGGACCTAACGGCATTGGAATTAACCGGAACTGACAGGCCAGGTCTCCTCTCTGAGGTGTTTGCAGTCCTCGCTGACCTTGAATGCAATGTTGTGGAATCCAAAGTTTGGACTCACAATGGACGGATTGCTTCTCTGATCTATGTCAAGGACTGTGATTCTGGTTCCCCAATCGAAGACTCCCAGAAAATCAATAGGATTGAAGGGCGTTTGAGAAATGTTCTCAAGGGAGACAACGACATCCGAAGTGCTAAGACCGCCGTGTCCATGGCCGTCACCCACACAGAACGCCGGCTTCATCAAATGATGTTTGCAGACCGTGATTATGAACGGAAATCAACACTGGTTTCGTCGGAAACCACACCAACTGTCTCAGTTCAGAATTGGGCAGAGAGAGGTTACTCCATCGTTAATGTCCTGTGTAAAGATCGGCCCAAATTGTTGTTTGATGTAGTGTGCACCTTGACAGACATGGACTATGTAGTCTTCCATGCCACCCTTGACACGGCAAGCAATGAAGCATATcag GAATTCTACATTAGGCACACAGATGGTACCCCCATTAGTTCAGAAGCAGAGAGGCAAAGAGTGATTCAATGCTTGCAAGCTTCTATTGAAAGAAGGGCATCTGAG GGAGTAAAGCTAGAGTTATACACAATGGACCGACGGGGACTGTTATCAGATGTGACCCGAACGTTCCGAGAGAATGGGCTGAACGTGACGAGAGCTGAGATCTCTACTACAAGTGATACGGCAATGAATGTGTTCTGTGTAACAGATGCAGCCGGTAACCCGGTAGAGCCGAAGACGATTGAGGCTGTTCGAGAAAAAATTGGGTATAGCAACTTAAAAGTGAAGGAACCACCATTGATCTATCACAAGGCGGTGAAGGATGAGAATACAACGATGAGAGGCACTGGAGGGGCTGTGCTATTATCCTTGGGGAGTCTAGTGAGAAAGAATCTATACAATTTGGGATTGATCAGATCTTATTCTTAA
- the LOC122665342 gene encoding ACT domain-containing protein ACR8-like isoform X2, producing the protein MEWSACLDEYEKLVIRMTTPRVVIDNAVCDTATLVKVDSARKHGILLEAVQVLTDLNLSIKKAYISSDGRWFMDVFHVTDQNGNKLTDESVISYIEQSLCTCNSVRSNGFEDLTALELTGTDRPGLLSEVFAVLADLECNVVESKVWTHNGRIASLIYVKDCDSGSPIEDSQKINRIEGRLRNVLKGDNDIRSAKTAVSMAVTHTERRLHQMMFADRDYERKSTLVSSETTPTVSVQNWAERGYSIVNVLCKDRPKLLFDVVCTLTDMDYVVFHATLDTASNEAYQEFYIRHTDGTPISSEAERQRVIQCLQASIERRASEGVKLELYTMDRRGLLSDVTRTFRENGLNVTRAEISTTSDTAMNVFCVTDAAGNPVEPKTIEAVREKIGYSNLKVKEPPLIYHKAVKDENTTMRGTGGAVLLSLGSLVRKNLYNLGLIRSYS; encoded by the exons ATGGAATGGTCTGCATGTTTAGACGAATATGAGAAGCTCGTCATTCGTATGACTACTCCAAG GGTCGTGATCGACAATGCCGTATGCGATACTGCCACTTTGGTCAAG GTTGACAGTGCTAGAAAGCACGGAATCCTTTTGGAGGCCGTTCAAGTCCTCACAGATCTGAACCTTAGTATTAAGAAAGCTTACATCTCCTCCGACGGCAGATGGTTCATGGATG TTTTCCACGTGACGGATCAAAACGGAAACAAACTCACCGATGAGAGCGTTATCAGCTACATCGAGCAG TCTCTTTGTACCTGTAACTCCGTCAGATCTAACGGCTTCGAGGACCTAACGGCATTGGAATTAACCGGAACTGACAGGCCAGGTCTCCTCTCTGAGGTGTTTGCAGTCCTCGCTGACCTTGAATGCAATGTTGTGGAATCCAAAGTTTGGACTCACAATGGACGGATTGCTTCTCTGATCTATGTCAAGGACTGTGATTCTGGTTCCCCAATCGAAGACTCCCAGAAAATCAATAGGATTGAAGGGCGTTTGAGAAATGTTCTCAAGGGAGACAACGACATCCGAAGTGCTAAGACCGCCGTGTCCATGGCCGTCACCCACACAGAACGCCGGCTTCATCAAATGATGTTTGCAGACCGTGATTATGAACGGAAATCAACACTGGTTTCGTCGGAAACCACACCAACTGTCTCAGTTCAGAATTGGGCAGAGAGAGGTTACTCCATCGTTAATGTCCTGTGTAAAGATCGGCCCAAATTGTTGTTTGATGTAGTGTGCACCTTGACAGACATGGACTATGTAGTCTTCCATGCCACCCTTGACACGGCAAGCAATGAAGCATATcag GAATTCTACATTAGGCACACAGATGGTACCCCCATTAGTTCAGAAGCAGAGAGGCAAAGAGTGATTCAATGCTTGCAAGCTTCTATTGAAAGAAGGGCATCTGAG GGAGTAAAGCTAGAGTTATACACAATGGACCGACGGGGACTGTTATCAGATGTGACCCGAACGTTCCGAGAGAATGGGCTGAACGTGACGAGAGCTGAGATCTCTACTACAAGTGATACGGCAATGAATGTGTTCTGTGTAACAGATGCAGCCGGTAACCCGGTAGAGCCGAAGACGATTGAGGCTGTTCGAGAAAAAATTGGGTATAGCAACTTAAAAGTGAAGGAACCACCATTGATCTATCACAAGGCGGTGAAGGATGAGAATACAACGATGAGAGGCACTGGAGGGGCTGTGCTATTATCCTTGGGGAGTCTAGTGAGAAAGAATCTATACAATTTGGGATTGATCAGATCTTATTCTTAA